One part of the Desulfonema ishimotonii genome encodes these proteins:
- the cas3 gene encoding CRISPR-associated helicase Cas3', translating to MGQRYYAHSLENEPEEKWQTVEAHLQQVAQLAKNFGADFEAGKWAEMAGRWHDVGKYSLEFQKRIGADIDANIELMRGRPDHSTAGAQHADAMSKQLGKFLAYPIAGHHAGLPNGQETSESCLFKRLKKVVPDWSACPEKILEPAALGMPPFAKGMAGKKAGKRIGFQASFFIRMLYSCLVDADFLDTEQFVNPEKADWRKGYPGLESLNEKLILYLNDLVKSAEPTHINKDRDKILRHCLDAAEKEPGLFSLTVPTGGGKTLSSLAFALKHALKYGLKRVIYVIPYTSIIEQNAAVFREILGDSAVLEHHSNFELKDEKDEDRRSRSAAENWDAPLVVTTNVQFFESLFHSRSSKCRKLHNIAKSVVILDEAQMLPVPFLRPCVETLRELSEFYSTSIVLCTATQPALSEEDLSWRLENVREIMPEPATLYEAFRRVNAEYVSKLSDEELAERLARHEQVLCVVNTRKHARLIYEKIKGDGCYHLSALMCPAHRSEKLAEIRQALDAGRPCRVISTQLIEAGVDIDFPVVYRSAAGIDSVAQAAGRCNREGRIREGGQVCVFMPEDGLPPGYFRQNAETAEIVMRHHDDMLSPDAVREYFETLYWRKGDDELDREEILKDLWEGAQRADFPFRTVAGKFNIIDKNGMDSVIVPFKTEPSGLIDEIEGTDKLGQMARKLQRYTVQIPKRVFYALEAASVIERVRNQFCVLINKDIYKDELGLCPEDPTFHESESLMT from the coding sequence ATGGGACAGCGATATTATGCGCACAGCCTGGAAAATGAACCGGAAGAGAAATGGCAGACCGTTGAGGCGCATTTACAGCAAGTCGCGCAACTGGCGAAAAATTTCGGAGCGGATTTCGAGGCCGGAAAGTGGGCGGAGATGGCCGGACGATGGCACGATGTGGGCAAATATTCACTGGAATTTCAGAAACGGATTGGCGCAGATATTGACGCAAATATCGAACTGATGCGCGGCAGGCCGGATCATTCCACCGCCGGGGCGCAACATGCCGACGCCATGTCAAAGCAGCTCGGAAAATTTCTGGCCTATCCCATTGCCGGGCATCATGCCGGGCTGCCAAACGGGCAGGAGACCAGTGAATCCTGTCTTTTCAAACGGCTGAAAAAGGTGGTCCCGGACTGGTCCGCCTGCCCGGAAAAAATTCTTGAACCGGCTGCTCTGGGAATGCCGCCCTTTGCCAAAGGGATGGCAGGAAAAAAGGCCGGAAAGCGAATCGGCTTTCAGGCGTCCTTTTTTATTCGGATGTTGTATTCCTGCCTGGTGGACGCTGATTTTCTGGACACGGAGCAGTTTGTGAACCCGGAAAAAGCCGATTGGAGGAAAGGCTACCCGGGCCTTGAGTCGCTGAATGAAAAACTGATCCTCTATTTGAACGATCTGGTAAAAAGTGCCGAACCGACCCATATCAACAAAGACCGCGATAAAATTCTGAGACATTGCCTTGATGCGGCGGAAAAAGAGCCGGGACTTTTTTCCCTCACGGTTCCGACTGGTGGTGGCAAAACACTTTCATCTCTGGCTTTCGCGTTGAAACATGCCCTGAAATACGGTTTAAAAAGAGTCATCTACGTTATTCCCTACACATCCATCATTGAGCAGAATGCCGCTGTTTTCCGGGAAATTCTGGGGGACAGCGCGGTATTGGAACATCACAGTAATTTTGAATTGAAAGATGAAAAAGATGAGGACCGGCGCTCCCGTTCGGCTGCGGAGAACTGGGATGCACCGCTGGTTGTCACCACAAATGTCCAGTTTTTCGAGTCGTTGTTTCACAGCCGTTCCTCAAAATGCCGCAAACTGCACAATATCGCCAAGAGTGTAGTGATTCTGGACGAAGCCCAGATGTTGCCGGTTCCGTTTCTGCGTCCGTGTGTTGAGACGCTCCGGGAGCTTTCCGAATTTTACAGCACCAGCATCGTGCTGTGTACCGCTACGCAGCCTGCCCTCTCTGAGGAAGACCTTTCATGGCGGCTTGAAAATGTCCGGGAAATCATGCCGGAACCGGCAACGCTTTATGAGGCATTCCGGCGGGTGAATGCGGAATATGTCAGCAAATTGTCGGATGAGGAGCTGGCCGAAAGACTGGCCAGACATGAGCAGGTGCTTTGTGTGGTCAATACCCGGAAACATGCCCGGCTGATCTATGAAAAAATAAAAGGAGACGGCTGTTATCACCTCAGCGCCCTGATGTGCCCGGCACACCGGTCGGAAAAGCTGGCGGAAATCAGACAAGCCTTGGACGCTGGAAGGCCGTGCCGGGTGATCAGCACACAGTTGATTGAGGCCGGTGTGGATATTGATTTCCCGGTGGTGTACCGGTCCGCAGCCGGTATTGATTCGGTCGCGCAGGCAGCCGGGCGGTGCAACCGGGAAGGGCGGATCAGAGAGGGCGGGCAAGTTTGTGTGTTTATGCCGGAAGACGGCCTGCCGCCCGGATATTTTCGTCAGAATGCGGAGACTGCCGAAATTGTGATGCGGCATCACGATGATATGCTTTCGCCGGATGCGGTGCGGGAATATTTTGAAACCCTTTACTGGCGCAAGGGCGACGATGAACTGGACCGGGAGGAAATCCTGAAAGACCTGTGGGAGGGGGCGCAGAGAGCCGATTTCCCATTCAGGACAGTTGCTGGAAAATTCAACATCATTGATAAAAACGGCATGGATTCTGTGATCGTTCCATTCAAAACAGAGCCTTCCGGTCTGATTGATGAAATAGAGGGGACCGATAAACTCGGACAAATGGCCCGGAAACTCCAGCGATATACAGTTCAGATTCCGAAGCGTGTTTTTTATGCACTGGAAGCCGCAAGTGTTATTGAGCGGGTGCGGAACCAGTTCTGCGTCCTCATCAACAAGGATATTTATAAAGACGAATTGGGCCTTTGCCCGGAAGATCCCACGTTTCATGAATCTGAGAGTTTAATGACTTGA
- a CDS encoding cytochrome c3 family protein — protein sequence MFETLQRSLKLTGIVVGSVLVLTGCSGCIDEAAERDARIMKKARAATGGEMTAEKKDSESGCLKSFFTQSLHHTGEGMRYWYEEAGGFMDITGIPYAQLDCKNCHIQSCDKCHVREEGKQKVLSREKARDMKTCMPCHGREGLTFKFDAAKGQTGVHMAADMACADCHFGDDVHGDGQFRQSMRAPGAVAMTCEKCHVDQVRESPAFDPETAAHAAHGDKLACQACHVSNTTACMNCHFNRFLETGQRKGNFIPMKEWLLLINHEGKVTSGSAMTLVYDQKKFIAYVPYYTHSVMPEGRKCDDCHQNKAVQLLEKGEKVPVMAFRDGKVVPWKGVVPVIPDQLDFVYLDKTDAGWVPLSDDTKETVQFAEYGEPLTPDQLRMLAEDVSE from the coding sequence ATGTTTGAAACACTTCAAAGGAGCCTGAAGCTGACAGGGATCGTTGTCGGGTCTGTTCTGGTGCTGACGGGATGTTCGGGATGTATTGACGAGGCGGCTGAACGGGATGCCCGGATTATGAAAAAAGCGCGGGCCGCCACCGGCGGGGAAATGACAGCGGAGAAAAAAGACAGCGAATCCGGGTGTCTGAAGTCATTTTTCACCCAAAGCCTTCACCACACCGGCGAGGGGATGCGCTACTGGTATGAGGAAGCCGGGGGATTTATGGATATCACCGGGATTCCCTATGCCCAGCTCGACTGCAAAAACTGCCACATTCAGAGCTGCGACAAATGCCACGTCCGGGAAGAGGGGAAACAGAAGGTGCTTTCCCGCGAAAAGGCCAGGGACATGAAAACCTGTATGCCCTGTCACGGCAGGGAGGGGCTGACCTTCAAGTTTGACGCTGCAAAGGGTCAGACCGGTGTTCACATGGCGGCAGACATGGCCTGTGCCGACTGCCACTTCGGGGACGATGTCCACGGAGACGGCCAGTTTCGCCAGTCCATGCGCGCCCCGGGCGCGGTGGCAATGACCTGCGAAAAGTGCCATGTGGATCAGGTGCGGGAATCCCCGGCCTTTGACCCGGAAACCGCAGCCCACGCAGCCCACGGCGACAAACTCGCCTGTCAGGCCTGCCATGTGAGCAACACCACGGCCTGCATGAACTGCCATTTCAACCGTTTTCTGGAGACGGGACAGCGCAAGGGGAATTTCATTCCCATGAAGGAGTGGCTGCTGCTGATCAACCACGAGGGCAAGGTCACTTCGGGAAGCGCCATGACCCTGGTCTATGATCAGAAAAAATTTATCGCCTATGTTCCCTACTACACCCATTCAGTGATGCCCGAAGGCCGCAAATGCGATGACTGCCATCAGAATAAGGCCGTGCAGCTGCTGGAGAAGGGCGAGAAAGTCCCGGTGATGGCGTTCCGGGACGGAAAGGTGGTCCCTTGGAAGGGGGTTGTGCCGGTGATCCCGGATCAGCTCGACTTTGTCTATCTGGACAAGACAGATGCCGGATGGGTGCCGCTTTCCGATGACACGAAGGAGACCGTGCAGTTTGCGGAATACGGGGAACCGCTGACGCCGGATCAGCTTCGGATGCTGGCGGAGGATGTGTCGGAATAG
- a CDS encoding RtcB family protein — MTEIRKIDSYRWELPRTGDMRVPGRIYCNKSMLDAIRKEATLRQVANVASLPGILKASLAMPDVHQGYGFSIGGVAAFDWKEGVISPGGVGYDINCGVRLATTHLEEKDVRPRLDALVNALYQHIPSGLGSKGSVSLSVAEEKKVLRQGSRWAVENGFGDESDPDYTEEGGCLPQADPDEVSDRALERGKRQLGTLGSGNHFLEVGVVAEIYDEKVARAFGLFEGQVTVLLHTGSRGLGYQICDDFLAFMAKHVKTLPFSLPDRQLSCAMIQSEEGQRYFRAMACGANYAWANRQILMHQTREVFLRVMGMGPGDLGMNLVYDVCHNIAKKEEHLIDGKKRTVCVHRKGATRSFPAGHPDLCRAYRNVGQPVLVPGDMGTASYVLVGTETAMAETFGSTCHGAGRVLSRKAAKKAAKGRSIYRELEDRGILVRWTGRSTMAEEMPDAYKDISEVIEVVHNAGISRKVARLKPMGVVKG, encoded by the coding sequence ATGACAGAGATCAGAAAAATTGATTCGTACCGGTGGGAGCTTCCCCGGACCGGCGACATGCGAGTACCGGGGCGTATCTACTGCAACAAATCCATGCTGGACGCCATCCGGAAGGAGGCTACCCTGCGGCAGGTGGCCAATGTGGCCTCTCTGCCGGGAATTTTAAAGGCCTCCCTGGCCATGCCCGACGTGCATCAGGGCTACGGCTTTTCCATCGGCGGCGTGGCAGCCTTTGATTGGAAAGAGGGGGTGATATCGCCCGGAGGGGTCGGATACGATATCAACTGCGGGGTCCGGCTGGCAACGACCCATCTGGAGGAAAAGGATGTCCGGCCCCGGCTTGATGCGCTGGTCAATGCGCTGTATCAGCATATCCCGTCCGGTCTGGGCTCCAAAGGCTCTGTCAGTTTGTCCGTGGCGGAGGAGAAAAAGGTTCTCCGGCAGGGGAGCCGGTGGGCCGTGGAAAACGGGTTCGGAGATGAATCCGACCCGGATTACACCGAAGAGGGGGGCTGTCTTCCCCAGGCCGACCCGGACGAGGTGAGCGACCGGGCGCTGGAGCGGGGCAAGAGACAGCTGGGCACCCTCGGTTCCGGCAACCATTTTCTTGAGGTCGGGGTGGTGGCGGAGATCTACGACGAAAAGGTGGCCCGCGCCTTCGGCCTGTTCGAGGGACAGGTGACGGTCCTGCTCCACACCGGTTCCCGCGGGCTGGGCTACCAGATCTGTGACGACTTTCTCGCGTTCATGGCAAAGCATGTGAAAACACTGCCCTTCAGCCTGCCGGATCGCCAGCTCTCCTGCGCCATGATCCAGTCCGAGGAGGGGCAGCGCTATTTCCGGGCCATGGCCTGCGGAGCCAACTATGCCTGGGCCAACCGCCAGATCCTCATGCACCAGACCCGCGAGGTCTTTCTCCGGGTCATGGGCATGGGGCCGGGGGATCTGGGCATGAATCTGGTTTATGACGTGTGCCATAACATCGCCAAGAAAGAGGAGCATCTCATCGACGGCAAAAAACGGACGGTCTGCGTTCACCGCAAGGGCGCAACCCGCTCCTTTCCGGCCGGCCACCCGGATCTGTGCCGGGCCTACCGGAATGTGGGACAGCCTGTGCTGGTGCCGGGCGACATGGGGACGGCCTCCTATGTGCTGGTGGGCACCGAAACTGCGATGGCGGAGACCTTCGGTTCCACCTGTCACGGTGCGGGGCGGGTGCTGAGTCGGAAGGCTGCCAAAAAGGCCGCCAAAGGCCGGTCCATTTACCGGGAGCTGGAGGACCGGGGCATTCTTGTCCGGTGGACGGGCCGGTCCACCATGGCCGAGGAGATGCCGGATGCCTACAAGGATATTTCCGAGGTGATCGAGGTGGTCCACAACGCGGGCATTTCCAGAAAGGTGGCCCGGCTGAAGCCGATGGGTGTGGTCAAGGGATAG
- a CDS encoding PqqD family protein, with protein sequence MIRWRKKTEERPSMTRAEALGCRPVRSGEITEEVLASGLVRITYPVRMRPLLASLARRFGGSDRPVMRKLELDTLGTAVWHLIDGQRPVEQIVRAFAKMYTLQPKEADLSVTAFIRELGRRGIIGLK encoded by the coding sequence ATGATACGATGGCGAAAAAAAACGGAGGAGAGGCCGTCCATGACCCGTGCGGAGGCGCTTGGGTGCAGGCCGGTCAGAAGCGGGGAGATTACCGAAGAAGTGCTGGCCTCCGGCCTGGTGCGGATCACCTATCCGGTGCGGATGCGGCCCCTGCTGGCCAGCCTGGCCCGGCGGTTCGGGGGATCGGACCGGCCCGTGATGCGCAAGCTTGAGCTGGACACGCTGGGCACGGCGGTCTGGCATCTGATTGACGGGCAGAGGCCGGTTGAGCAGATTGTCCGGGCCTTTGCGAAAATGTATACGCTCCAGCCCAAAGAGGCCGATCTGTCGGTGACGGCCTTTATCCGTGAGCTGGGCAGACGCGGGATTATCGGGCTGAAATGA
- a CDS encoding FG-GAP repeat domain-containing protein — MPYSLFHTRYLSLLIGLMIFAGGPARAGVIGDVVKDFKPVPGYVVKVQDDGYLIDLNAKQGIATGDLFTVIRPGENITHPVSGKVIGTLDAPKGVLRVIQMKSGYSRVRVLGEGAGIRRGDPIRRYDTMPALFWDYTGSGEALFLELRNALPALKWERYEAAQAGRPSGPGRVRSMTPGVIFILHEDRLEVRDSEFQKIRAYDMAGAARQSAPAVRPAGAKEKPSPPQITFAPEFQHFQRISDLPGVTAMADFIRYDGKLLMAEAGDARLSVSEVGETLSRVAGTTLVKGTVYSIRWWQPTADAPPCLAATIWYDDAMQSAVFALRGETLEAVGTYIPHILGTFDRDGDGRPETLLQQRFDRDTFWARGGIRELRMTDGALRAVETTLNLPAEFTVTGSLMADLNGDSRPDAVFVRGRSLYIYSGSQMLYRTPGMGGSLSAITYALNPGQQAVMTRTAAIEIAPAVADLDGDGRPELIAVAATRAAASAPGIYSGFRNSQLAVFKFQNGAFVKGTLGDQLSAPIQGIGVDGNRLFFVESTPANLAGKGGQSSLHAYVLER; from the coding sequence ATGCCCTACAGTTTGTTTCACACGCGGTATCTGAGTCTGCTGATCGGTCTGATGATCTTTGCGGGGGGGCCGGCCCGGGCCGGTGTGATTGGGGATGTCGTGAAGGATTTCAAGCCGGTTCCCGGCTATGTGGTGAAGGTTCAGGACGACGGCTATCTGATTGATCTGAATGCAAAGCAGGGCATCGCCACCGGCGATCTGTTCACGGTCATCCGGCCGGGGGAGAACATCACGCACCCGGTCAGCGGCAAGGTTATCGGCACCCTGGATGCGCCCAAAGGGGTTCTCCGGGTGATACAGATGAAATCCGGGTATTCCCGCGTCCGTGTCCTGGGAGAGGGGGCGGGCATCAGACGGGGCGATCCGATCCGGCGATACGACACCATGCCCGCCCTGTTCTGGGATTATACGGGCAGCGGCGAAGCCCTGTTTCTTGAGCTGCGGAATGCGCTGCCCGCCCTGAAGTGGGAGCGTTACGAAGCAGCCCAGGCAGGCCGCCCCTCGGGGCCGGGAAGGGTCAGAAGTATGACGCCGGGCGTGATTTTTATCCTTCACGAGGATCGCCTGGAGGTGCGGGATTCGGAATTTCAGAAGATCCGGGCCTACGATATGGCCGGTGCCGCACGGCAGTCTGCCCCGGCAGTACGCCCCGCCGGCGCGAAAGAAAAACCGTCTCCCCCGCAGATCACCTTTGCACCGGAGTTCCAGCATTTCCAGCGCATCAGCGATCTGCCGGGCGTGACCGCAATGGCCGATTTTATCCGGTATGACGGCAAACTGCTCATGGCCGAAGCCGGGGACGCCCGTCTGAGTGTGTCCGAGGTGGGCGAAACCCTGAGCAGGGTGGCCGGAACCACTCTTGTGAAAGGCACGGTATACAGTATCCGGTGGTGGCAGCCGACGGCAGACGCCCCGCCCTGTCTGGCCGCAACCATATGGTACGACGATGCCATGCAGTCGGCGGTCTTTGCCCTGAGAGGCGAAACGCTGGAGGCCGTCGGCACCTATATTCCGCATATTCTGGGAACATTTGACCGGGACGGCGACGGCCGACCCGAAACCCTGCTTCAGCAGCGCTTTGACCGGGATACCTTCTGGGCGCGGGGCGGGATCAGAGAGCTGCGCATGACAGACGGCGCACTCAGAGCGGTTGAAACGACACTGAACCTGCCCGCCGAGTTCACCGTTACCGGCAGCCTGATGGCCGACCTGAACGGCGACAGCCGCCCGGATGCTGTCTTTGTGCGCGGGCGCTCCCTCTATATCTACAGCGGCAGCCAGATGCTCTACCGGACGCCGGGCATGGGGGGGAGCCTTTCGGCCATCACCTATGCCCTCAACCCCGGACAGCAGGCCGTGATGACCCGGACCGCAGCCATCGAGATTGCCCCGGCAGTGGCAGATCTGGACGGTGACGGCAGGCCTGAGCTGATTGCCGTGGCCGCCACCCGCGCCGCAGCGTCCGCGCCCGGTATCTATTCGGGATTCAGAAACAGCCAGCTGGCCGTGTTCAAATTTCAGAACGGCGCGTTTGTCAAGGGCACCCTGGGCGATCAGCTGAGCGCTCCGATTCAGGGGATCGGGGTGGACGGCAACCGGCTTTTTTTTGTGGAATCAACCCCCGCGAATCTGGCGGGAAAGGGAGGACAGAGCAGCCTCCACGCCTATGTGCTGGAGCGGTAG
- a CDS encoding DUF4114 domain-containing protein produces the protein MKNFTYILALSMAAIFFVTGNAMALTLSDITDNYSDTGAESVYLTDTDTGSDDSTAFLLLEVEADFADENIFGIYDLTSGEMLEIFEGSDTPTTSSTIMFDIGAGTATANGVTKTIGTTFGFYITTPEDSGYTYYSETSKNSDGFDHMMVFNTSDNSMGSLLGSDVVVAIEDLVNGGDKDFDDMIVGFSDVLPTNAPVPEPATMLLLGAGLIGLAGYRKKFRK, from the coding sequence ATGAAAAATTTTACATATATTCTGGCACTTTCAATGGCGGCCATCTTCTTTGTAACCGGCAATGCAATGGCGCTTACGTTATCTGATATTACAGACAACTATTCTGACACAGGCGCTGAGTCCGTATATCTTACGGATACAGACACCGGCAGTGATGATTCGACGGCTTTTCTCCTCCTGGAGGTTGAGGCTGACTTCGCTGATGAAAACATTTTCGGAATTTATGATTTAACATCTGGAGAAATGCTGGAAATATTCGAGGGAAGCGATACGCCGACGACAAGCAGCACCATCATGTTCGATATAGGGGCCGGTACTGCAACCGCGAACGGCGTGACCAAAACCATCGGAACGACATTCGGTTTTTATATTACAACCCCTGAAGACTCCGGATATACTTACTATTCTGAAACTTCCAAAAACTCTGACGGATTTGATCACATGATGGTTTTTAATACGAGTGACAATTCCATGGGATCGCTTCTGGGATCTGATGTGGTTGTCGCCATTGAAGATCTGGTCAACGGCGGGGACAAGGACTTTGACGATATGATCGTCGGATTCAGCGATGTACTGCCGACAAATGCCCCGGTTCCCGAACCGGCCACCATGCTGCTGCTGGGCGCAGGCCTGATCGGTCTGGCAGGGTACAGAAAGAAATTCAGGAAATAA
- the sat gene encoding sulfate adenylyltransferase, producing the protein MSTLVPPHGGKGLVCCLLEGAELEAEKSKAEGLKKIEISNRAKGDLIMMGIGGFSPLDGFMTKADWKGVCENFLMADGTFWPVPVTLDTDDEDVKVGDEIALINDGEAYATMKITEKFEMTEADKKWECETVYKGEGEDSQGDFMKTALEDHPGVQMVMAQGKYNLAGPVKVLSEGEYPTKYADVYQRPAEARQIFEERGWKEVAALQLRNPMHRSHEHLAKIAVDVCDGVYIHSLVGNLKPGDIPAEVRVKCIDALVKGYFVEDKIVQGGYPLDMRYAGPREGLLHATFRQNYGVSRMIIGRDHAGVGDFYGMFEAQTIFDRIPYTTEEARCQVEPGKALLCTPLKIDWTFYCFKCDGMASLRTCPHGKEDRVLLSGTKLRKGLSEGTEIPDHFGREEVLEILREYYAGLTEKVEIKTHKAADGQ; encoded by the coding sequence ATGTCCACACTCGTACCGCCGCATGGAGGAAAAGGATTGGTCTGCTGCCTGCTGGAAGGCGCTGAACTGGAAGCAGAAAAGAGCAAAGCTGAAGGTCTCAAAAAAATCGAAATTTCCAACCGTGCAAAGGGCGACCTGATCATGATGGGAATCGGCGGATTCAGTCCGCTGGACGGCTTTATGACCAAAGCGGACTGGAAGGGCGTTTGCGAAAACTTCCTGATGGCCGACGGCACCTTCTGGCCTGTTCCCGTGACCCTCGACACCGATGACGAAGACGTGAAGGTTGGTGACGAAATCGCGCTGATCAACGATGGTGAAGCATATGCGACCATGAAGATCACCGAGAAGTTCGAGATGACCGAGGCCGATAAGAAATGGGAATGTGAGACGGTCTACAAGGGCGAAGGCGAAGATTCCCAGGGCGACTTTATGAAAACAGCTCTGGAAGACCATCCGGGTGTTCAGATGGTTATGGCCCAGGGCAAATACAACCTTGCAGGCCCGGTGAAGGTTCTCAGCGAAGGCGAGTACCCCACCAAGTACGCCGATGTGTATCAGCGTCCGGCCGAAGCCCGCCAGATCTTTGAGGAAAGAGGCTGGAAAGAGGTTGCCGCCCTGCAGCTCCGTAACCCCATGCACCGCTCTCACGAGCATCTGGCCAAAATCGCTGTTGACGTTTGTGACGGCGTTTATATCCACTCCCTGGTCGGCAACCTGAAACCGGGCGACATTCCGGCGGAAGTCCGCGTGAAATGTATTGACGCACTGGTCAAAGGCTACTTCGTGGAAGACAAAATTGTTCAGGGCGGCTACCCCCTGGATATGCGATATGCCGGTCCGCGTGAAGGCCTGCTGCACGCCACCTTCCGTCAGAACTACGGCGTGTCCCGCATGATCATCGGTCGTGACCACGCCGGCGTGGGTGATTTCTACGGCATGTTCGAAGCCCAGACCATTTTCGACCGCATCCCCTACACCACCGAAGAAGCCCGGTGCCAAGTCGAACCCGGCAAGGCGCTGCTGTGTACGCCCCTGAAGATCGACTGGACCTTCTACTGCTTCAAGTGTGACGGCATGGCCTCTCTGAGAACCTGCCCCCACGGCAAAGAAGACCGCGTACTGCTGTCCGGCACCAAACTCCGCAAAGGCCTGTCCGAAGGCACGGAGATTCCGGATCACTTCGGGCGCGAGGAAGTTCTTGAGATCCTCCGCGAGTACTATGCCGGTCTGACCGAAAAGGTTGAGATCAAGACCCACAAGGCTGCTGACGGTCAGTAA
- a CDS encoding fatty acid--CoA ligase has translation MTVRKIERAPLAYDYPLLIKNLLRPPLRYSPQQEIVYKDIIRYNYLTLEKRIARLANLLKDIGIKQGETVGIMDWDSHRYLESFFAVPMMGCVLHTVNFRRSPENLAYTINHAENRVLLINEGLLPLFESVKDQLKTVRKLILLTDDGTRAAAAPEIAGEYEALLSQSDDRYDFPDFDEDAMATILYTTGSTGTPKGVCFSHRQLVMHTYGLMAGFSAYQTRPMVNAGDVYMPLTPMFHVHAWGLPYLFTLMGGKQVYPGKYDPETILNLIATEQVTFSHCVPTLLHTLVNCPTIKEMDMSAWKVIIGGAALSGDLCRAGLERGINLFSAYGMSETGPLLAAAILKPEMEAWDTERQIEKRCRTGLPASMVDLEIVDITGKPIPHDGKSIGEVIVRAPWLSQGYAKDPLKSADLWADGWLHTGDIGFIDPDGYLQVTDRLRDAIKTGGEWIASMELEDIIREHEAVSEAAVTAVPDEKWGEKPLAIVVLRDGYKGKVQEEDIRQFCMKYVATGALPRHGVPEKIAIVDTIPTTSVGKISKKQLKQNLPFNLEDGP, from the coding sequence ATGACTGTAAGGAAGATTGAACGGGCCCCCCTGGCCTATGACTATCCGCTCCTGATCAAAAACCTGCTTCGCCCCCCTCTGCGCTATTCCCCTCAGCAGGAAATCGTATATAAAGATATAATCCGATATAATTATCTGACGCTTGAGAAGCGTATTGCGCGGCTGGCCAACCTTCTGAAGGATATTGGCATAAAGCAGGGAGAAACTGTCGGTATCATGGACTGGGACAGCCACCGTTACCTGGAGAGCTTTTTCGCAGTCCCCATGATGGGGTGCGTTCTGCATACGGTGAACTTCAGGCGGTCACCGGAAAATCTGGCCTATACCATTAATCACGCCGAAAACCGGGTGCTGCTCATCAACGAGGGCCTGCTCCCCCTTTTTGAATCGGTAAAAGATCAGTTGAAGACGGTCCGAAAACTGATCCTTCTGACGGATGACGGAACTCGGGCCGCTGCGGCCCCGGAGATCGCCGGGGAATATGAGGCCCTGCTGTCACAGAGCGATGACCGGTATGATTTTCCGGATTTTGATGAAGACGCCATGGCAACAATCCTTTACACCACCGGGTCAACGGGAACCCCCAAAGGCGTCTGTTTCAGCCACCGCCAGCTGGTGATGCACACCTATGGCCTTATGGCGGGATTCAGTGCGTATCAGACCCGGCCCATGGTCAATGCGGGGGATGTCTATATGCCCCTGACGCCCATGTTTCACGTTCACGCCTGGGGGCTTCCCTATCTGTTTACACTGATGGGGGGAAAGCAGGTCTATCCGGGAAAATACGACCCGGAAACCATTCTGAACCTGATAGCCACAGAGCAGGTCACCTTTTCGCACTGTGTGCCGACGCTGCTGCACACGCTGGTCAACTGCCCGACCATAAAAGAGATGGATATGTCGGCCTGGAAAGTGATCATCGGCGGGGCCGCCCTGTCAGGGGATCTCTGCCGGGCCGGCCTGGAGCGCGGGATCAACCTCTTTTCGGCCTACGGCATGTCGGAAACCGGACCCCTGCTGGCCGCTGCCATTCTGAAGCCTGAAATGGAGGCGTGGGATACGGAGCGGCAGATTGAAAAACGATGCCGCACCGGTCTCCCGGCCTCTATGGTGGATCTTGAGATCGTGGATATTACCGGAAAACCCATTCCCCACGACGGAAAGAGCATCGGAGAGGTGATTGTCCGCGCCCCGTGGCTGTCCCAGGGATATGCCAAAGACCCGCTGAAAAGCGCGGATCTCTGGGCGGATGGCTGGCTGCACACCGGTGACATCGGGTTTATTGACCCGGACGGATATCTCCAGGTCACGGACCGGCTCCGGGATGCCATCAAAACCGGCGGCGAGTGGATCGCCTCCATGGAGTTGGAGGACATTATCCGGGAACACGAGGCCGTGAGCGAGGCGGCGGTGACGGCTGTCCCGGATGAGAAATGGGGGGAAAAGCCCCTGGCCATTGTCGTACTCAGGGACGGGTATAAGGGAAAGGTTCAGGAAGAGGATATCCGTCAGTTCTGCATGAAATACGTGGCAACGGGGGCGTTGCCCCGCCACGGTGTCCCCGAAAAAATCGCCATCGTTGACACCATCCCCACCACCAGTGTGGGAAAAATCAGCAAAAAACAACTGAAGCAGAATCTTCCGTTCAACCTGGAGGACGGCCCCTGA